The Eriocheir sinensis breed Jianghai 21 chromosome 9, ASM2467909v1, whole genome shotgun sequence genomic sequence CTTGGTTCTGAGGGTGAGCAAAGAGTAACACCATTCTCATAAACTCCCACATTATCTGCTCCTCTGTTTGGCTGGCTACAAAACTCTATTGCCTTGACGCGAACTGTCGGTTACCTGACCTCGAAAACCAGCTTCGTGTGTGACCCTCAGAGAACTGGTAAATTGCTGGTAACTCTAGAGACAGCGACGAGTCTGGTTATCCTATTTACGAGGTGTTTGACCCGATGACTTTGAGTTTCCGTAGCCGTTGAAAAAAATAGGCACGCCATCAGAGGAGAgcatcaggatacctctccttcctcttcttccgataTTGACCTCTATGCTGGccactcattctttttctttttattggagCAGTGCCTAGCAGACCTTTTTGTAGCACTTTTGcctttgaactgcctcccttgcttccttccttgtgCCCTACAGTGCTCTACCCCTTTGCAGGCACGGCCGAGCTAGCGGTGTCCCCCTCGGCACTGCTTCGCGTCACTCAACACCTGGAGACACGCGGCGCACCTTACACCACCATCGTTGACGActtgggcaggtgtgtgtgtgtgtgtgtgtgtgtgtgtgtgtgtgtgtgtgtgtgtgtgtgtgtgtgtgtgtgtgtgtgtgtggattttttATCTCCTGCTTTTTGTTTATCAGAAATTGGTCATGAATCTCAAAAACAGGTATATCTTCTTTCAATaaatagctctcctcctcctcctcctcctcctcctcctcctcctcctcttagcttcCAATCAgatgttatttttttcagctcttcttgttcttttttttgctcttgctctcgttcttgttcttgttcttcttggtgttcttgtgtgtgtttttcttgtgttattgtgattctttttgttcttgcttttgttttatctttgtgTCATTCCGTCAATAGTTTTTcacactcctccctttcttcttctccctcttctcatcctccaactcttcctccttctcattcttcttcttgctcttattcttgttcttcttcttgttcacctcctcctcctcctcctcctcctcctcgacagtcAGCTTCAAGAGACCCGCCAGAACCTTCGCTCGGAGCCGCTACTGGACGGGGACTTGACGCTCTCTCGCTTCATGACCTACGATGAGgtgagtggagagaaaagaaagagagagaaagcgagatctGCCCCCCTACCCCTCTATCTTCCCCCTCAACATCCGTACCCCCCACCCCCAGATCAAGACCCACGTGGAGGCGCTGCAGGGGCGACATCCGCGGCAGGTCAAGGTGGAGGTGGCGGGCCGGAGCGTGGAGGGCCGCCCCATCCACCTCGTCACCCTCACCGACGACGTGGCTAACGCTCACGCCGCCAGGAAGCCCGTCGTGTTTGTAGAGGGAGGTGAGGCAAGGTGTAAGGTATAAGTTAGGTGTTAAAAGTCATGTATTCTGGCCTGGTAGTGATATGCTGCTTCTAACCTAATCCTATTTCATCCAGGCATCCATTATAGCAATAGTCATGTTTGCTGCCTAGTtttttagtagtagtaagtagcgggctttttttttaattattgggtttttttttacgcccttgcactgtctcctctgctgaaaaaaaatcTGCTATTTGTTGTTACCAGGTCGGGTAGCTCCCCTGCTGCATGTTAGCTAACACTGGAGAAGGAGCATCAGAGCCACTGCCACATCCCCACCTACTTGTACCTCTCCACACCGTCTAACACCTGTCCACCTGCCCAGGTATCAACTCCTCttacacccctcccccctcacccccgtcCCCCCGACAGGTATCCACGCCCGCGAGTGGGTGAGCCCCTCGGCGGTGCTGGGCGTGGTGAACAACCTGCTTCAGACGCCGAACCTGACGGCGGGGCTAGAGTGGCGGATCATGCCGCTCGTCAACCCGGACGGTTACCTGGCCAGCTGGCGGAAGGTGCGGAAGGCAGAGATAGACTGACATaggtagattgacagatagatagatagatagatttagatagacatataggtaaatagatagtcttacctccttccctccctccgcagAATCGCCTCTGGAGGAAGAACACTGCCAGGACCTCCGGCACCAAGTGTGTGGGGGTCGACCTCAACAGGAACTTCGGCTACCACTGGGGAGGTGAGACGAGACATCGattacaacaaaacaacaacaacaacaatatcactaCTACATCTCCTCATAATAACAATTACAATACTCCACAACCTGTGCAATTCAAggcccttttttctccctcagaTATCGGATCGAGCAGCAACCCGTGTTCGCAGCTGTACCGCGGCCCCCACGCCTTCAGTGAGCCCGAGGCGGCGGCGGTGCGGGACGCCATGCTCGAACACAAGGCTCggatcaaggtgtgtgtgtgtgtgtgtgtgtgtgtgtgtgtgtgtgtgtgtgtgtgtgtgtgtgtgttctttaatcAACCACTTGTCATATTTTTATCGGCGtcacagacgccgatcaacagattgtccatcttcttgttgttgttgttctcttcaagatgttttcctggcttacccatgcattgtagacatggcattttataataacatttgttagccttgATGAACCCTACAATATAGCATTATAAACagccagctttttttttttttttttttacgtcttggcatgtggcgccggtaggccttcatagtagggcctgatggtcggccccagcccgttgtggcgcaggcaagtgtttatagtggcgccatctttacttttcagcattttccatttttggcccctagttgcataatataaattgttgggggtgttggagggtcatgcgacgccgatctagcacagtttttgtacTATAACACTTGTCCTGCAGTTAAAcagacccgtattctcagactctttcgcctctcacaacaaatattttcaaaggccacaaaggagattaatcgtgttCCCATGATAGTTTTtacacattcacggtgcagaagccttgtcaaactctcactaTGCTCATAAGACTAACCTGTGGAAATAATACccagaacctctacgaaagctttatcagatgtgtgtgtgtgtgtgtgtgtgtgtgtgtgtgtgtgtgtgtgtgtgtgtgtgtgtgtgtgtgtgtgtgtgtgtgtgtgtgtgtgtgtgtgtgtaagccccgaaatgtttgagcaGATGGGCTTTAAACCATTCCTTGCCGCCACTAATGTCAACCTCCTACATCCCCTTTACTCATTTTTTGTAAGacagtattttctatattttcacttGAAATATGAGATAAGAAATGTAACCACACACATGCAGCGAAACACTCCCCATAGATGCGACACTCTGGAACAATACCACTTgctccgtagaagtggcaccgttccatgggatgtgttcctctgcttggtgattttagtcagatggcgagccgttcctctcagtgtgtttgCGATGCTTCTTGGCACTCTTCAGTCACTGTTTTCACCAATCAAcgagttactgttcagcgggtattgagaaatgcacccggaatgtacgtcaactgtacgtcgctgaacatttgagtttgatcatgACTCTGTGTACTCGCCCTGTGCTCACAGAACATCGCCATCACTCGGCTTGGCGCCTCTCTTGACACGAcgtctgctgcgggagttggtgcctggATGTGTCTCTCCtccgtagaaatgccttgtttcgtatctgcCGTGCCGCCTTGGCTCCACTGGCCACTGacggggacgctcaaagaaaaggctgagagtatAACGCTGGGGCAATGGGACGTAATAtacaggtgacgaaatgttgctggaagtagtgcgcccatcccaaTCCCggacccacgccctcatgctcctcctcctgctcacacCAACCCTAATAATTCATCCCCTCAGcttcacctaaacctgccggcgccgcaacacacatctcatcacaccgagaagccgccgtgagctgggactgaACTCGCATCGTGCCACCTCACCCGCTCAACCACTCGCCCGAAAATTCTCGCCACAAGCTCAGCAAGAATTTCGcattaatatttttataaaaataatagcacgtcacacaaatatatttatCTTATATTGATtaatggaaatgaagggagaagtaCAAAATATTTAGAGTTACAAGTACTTAGCTGCTACAAAAATACGTCTTCTCAGTTAGTTAGGCTGTGTTTACTATTGTATCGCCATTCCTTAACCTCTAGAACCCTTGGTaatggatttgtctcttgttagcattgaactgCAAATACACACCCTCATACACTATATTTTTTGTAGCagaagtagtggttgtagtagtagttggagaAGGGGATACGAATAATGAGAGAAgggtatgtattctctctctctctctctctctctctctctctctctctctcctgtatcgcCTTCTTCATGCAGCCTCTCGCCTCTCGTAAAACCCACATGACTGCTAGACCGacgctccgccaccaccacctcctcctcctcctccttctcctccttacaaTCTAACCcacgaacaagaaacaacggtaaaacaatacTAGCCcagcgatgctttacggatatcgcCAGGAGTTacttttcgaacagagtcgtccgccattggaacaaccttcctgcagacgtGGTCactgcggaaacaatcaactccttcaagaatcgcattgaccgtcactttgccgcgtcgggagtgaactaaacgtatccacgcGTACGTTCAGTAgagctttaatccttcccgcaagccactcctgtggctgacgggtTGATTAAATCTCTGAAAGCAGGCAGGCTCGcaatgaaccaataggctttctgctgcctgatcgtccatgtttccatgtttccacacAGGCGTACGTCACCTTCCACTCCTACGGCCAGCTGATCCTCTACCCCTGGAGCTACACATATGACAAACACGACAACAATGACAGGATGGTGAGTAGGTCCTGAAGTTAACCTGCTCACGACATTTTATCTCTCAtaaatttcctccttcctctttcttcctcctttttcatttcccttttccttctttcttgttctcgttttcttttatttcatcattatattttttttctagtattttttctccatttctttcttttcttgtattttttccttatttcattactattatcgtcatccttctatttcttctcattttcctccttctcttcctttctttctgtgtcgtatttttcctctattccattgttatcattatcctcttctcttACCTCATTTTCACGATATTATCTCtctggttttccttccttctcttcccttccttttgagttttctctttttcttctcctcaagtcatgatttgttatattttttcttttttttccttctttgttgcattattttcctccttttcattccgtcattctcgtatttttcttctgcttcatcaATGTCCCTAtcatcctcttgttcctcctcttcacaacattattttctcttattttttcctctttctctttccttccttctagtaTATATTTCTTctatctcatcatcatcatctttctcctccttaacctcctcctcctcctcctcctcctcctcctcctcctcatcatcatcatcatcatcatcatcatttacatCTTACTCCTCTTTAAGTCACCCAAACACCTGACACAACTGCCAAGCTAATGAGAGGCACTGCAGGTAAAGGTACAGGTGTGCTATCATacttatactcttcctcctcttcttctaacaGGCGGCGCTGAGCAACGGCATGGCGGAGGCGATCAACAGAACCAACGGAGAGGAGTACACTGTTGGCCATCTCGCTCAGGTGCTTAGTAcgtatctgtgtgtgtttttggtgtgtgtgtgtgtgtgtgtgtgtgtgtgtgtgtgtgtgtgtgtgtgtcgggggatgGGGGATGGTtgactcctttctttttttttttttttttacaagctagtcttttttcttcttcttttctctcctttttctccctctgcttgttttttgttttgtttgttcttgttgtttagttctttttcttattcttcatatttGTGCTTTCCCCTTTtacttcttgcttttcttttttttcttgtttttatttttattttcctacttcttcttcttcttcttcttcttcttctctttatgctCTAAATTTTCTCctttcaatatcatcatcatcaaatttttattttatttaattcttcATCTTTTAATCATCTCACAAGTCATAttgacatcttcctcctcctcctcctcctcctcctcctccagattctttcaactacaaaccaactcaagaactagaaataacggtctacccattcagtcgagtcgatgtaacacagacatcggaaggagtttcttttcaaaccgagtcatccgccactggaacaatcttccctcagaagtagtaaatgcgaataccatcatctccttcaaaaatcgaatcgaccgtcattgcGTTGCGTCAGGAATAAACtgattatcgaggtgctttcatctgctccccaggccccaagtggttgtcgagcagattaaatcaccgaagcgggcaacctcgtaatgagccaataggctttctgctgcctgcatttccatgtttcctcctcctcctcctccttcacctccactaccGCCTCTaacttctctaattcttcttcttgcACAAGTTCTTgtacttcttcatctccatcttcattttcctactccaccaccaccaccacccccaccatcaccaccacaaccatctccttctcctcctgcagaCCCTGTGGGAGGCACCTCGGGGGACTGGGCGGTGGCCGAGGCACACGTCCCCCTCGTGTTCGTCCTGGAGCTGCGGGACCGGGGCCTCACCAGGTTCAGCCTCCCAGAGAAACTGATCCAGCCCACGGTAGGAAAGTCTGGGGGGGGGAAGGAGcttattgttttcatttattgCTCTTataattttctattttatttattttattttgttttatttttattagacttctctcttctcttttttttaacaacccttgccttttctctttactttaatTATATAcaaatcttttcttttctctaactttctctcaAATCTTTGCCTGTTACAAACCGTTCCGTCACCCAAACCTTTTCTTTGTAACCCTTTCCTTATCCCTCTTTCTTTTAcgacctcttcctttcttcttttctttcctcctgttaccTACAAACCTTTCCTTTTTCAAACCTTTTCCTTTTACAACCCtagccttttctctttttcttctactttccccttcccttttctccaatTACCTACGAACCCCCTTTTCTCAGGTGAACGACGCGTGGCAGGCAATTAAATACCTGGCGGAGGAGTTGCTGAGGGAGAACACGCCCTCGTCCACTGGGGAGACACCGACCCCTCAACCCACCCCCCAGGAATCCCCAGAAACTACCACGGAGGCGCCCGCAGAGGTGacagaaggggaggtaaaggtagAGAGCCAAACACCTGCCGACGTGAATAAGGTCTCAGAAGGGAGCCAGAAACCAGGGAACCAAGAAATACTAGAAACCACAACCAGAGAATCAAAACCAGAAATCCAAGGAGTACCAGAAACCACAACAGAGGCGCCCACAGAGGTAACAGAAGGACAGGTAAAGGGAGATAGTCAAGCacctgtcaaaataaatcaagtcTCAGAGGGAAACCAAAAACCAGAGACCCAAAAAGAACCAGAAACCACTACAAAGGTGCCCATGGAGGTGGCAGAACAGGTAACAGAAGGACAGGTAAAGGGAGATAGTCAAACacctgtcaaaataaatcaagtcTCAGAGGGAAACCAAAAACCAGAGACCCAAAAAGAACCAGAAACCACTACAAAGGTGTCCATGGAGGTGGCAGAACAGGTAACAGAAGGACAGGTAAAGGGAGACAACCAAACACCCGTCAACGGAAACCAGGCACTCTCAGAAGGAGACCAGAAACCAGAGAACCAAAGAGAACTAGAAACCACTACAGAGGTGCCCATGGAGGTGACAAAAGGACAGGTGACAGGACAGGTAAAAGTAGACAACCAAACACCCGTCAACGGAAACCAGGTACTGTCAGAATGAAACCAGAAACCAGGGGACCAAAGAGTACCAGAAACCACATCACAGGCGCCTACAGAGGTAACGGGACAGATGACTGGACAGGTAAAAGTAGACAACCAAACACCCGTCAACGGAAACCAGGTACTGTCAGAATGAGACCAGAAACCAGGGGACCAAAGAGTACCAGAAACCACATCAGAGGAGCCCACGGAGGTAACAAGACAGGTAAATGGAGACCCCCAAACACCTGTCAACGTGTACCAGAAGCCAGAGAGCCAAAGAGTACCAGAAATCACTAGCACAGAGGCGCCCACACCCACCACAGAGACCGGACAGCTGGGGGAGGGAGACAACAAGATACCGGTAAAGAAGGAAACTAGGATTTGAAAACTTAAACCGAACAAAATATGAAAGTGAGAAGCCGTGACGAAACTTTCAGGTACTAGAAAACAAAAATCATGAACAATTAGACAGTACTATTATAaccattatttatcattattattgttgttgttgttattattattattattattattattattattattattattattattattattattattattattattattattattattattattattactattattatcctgACCATACATAGAAGAAACTTATTGTCCTTGTCTCGAAACCAGGGAGTAGGGAAATGAAAccggaataaataaaaataataaagtaataaaaaatgagaagaaaagtagaagcaaATAAAGACAAAAAGTTACTAATAAAACAGAACTTAGATATTATATAATACAgtccaaaaacaaaaaatacataaagttGACCCAAGATAAGAAACTTGTCCTTAAAGAAATTTTAAATAACAGACTAAAGGAAATAGAAACCTgactacatacacacatacacatacatacatacatacatacattcatacatactcaCAAACAGAAATGCAGATAAAGAAGACACTCACTAAAACATgaccacaaaaacaaacacacacagaacaaacaaCAAGATACACACAGTTATCcgaataaacaaacagacaaacaaacaaacaaacaaacaaactataaGCGTAGCGTATGAAACAGACCACTAACGTTATCAACAGGAAACGTAAACAAAAATTACCCCAAAACAACTTCTTTCATAATTCTTGTCATGTTTTACGCGCGTCACGCCacgggaggatgaggagggagagagagagggtgatggaggagggagggagggaggaggaggaaaagggtggaaggagggagaaaaagtaggGAGAAAAAGGGGCAGTACGGAAAagggggaatgagaaggaaaaagggggaggatgatggagaaggggaagggatgaggagggagagaaagggtgatggaggagggagggagggaggaggaggaaaagggtggaaggagggagaaaaagtaggGAGAAAAAGGGGCAGTACGGAAAAGGGgaatgtggaggaaaaagggggaggatgatggagaagggaagggatgaggagggagaaagggtgatggaggagggagggaggagggaggaggagaaggaaaagggaagggaggaaaatgggggagggggcagtacggagaagggggaatgaggaggaaaaagggggaggatgaaggagaaggggaagggatgaggagggagagagagagtgatggaggagggagggagggagggaggaggaaaaagggggaagaagggagaaaaatggggGAGGGGGCAGTATGGAGAagggggaatgagaaggaaaaagggggaggatgaaggagaaggggaagggatgaggagggagagaaagggtgatggaggagggagggagggagggagggagaaggaaaatgggggaAGGGGCAGTATGGAgaagggggaatggggaggaaaaagggggaggatgaaggagagaagggaaaggatggagaaaaagggggaaggggtaggaaaaggggcaaagggagagaaagggacgcGAGAGGTCaaatcaccccccccctccccccctcatcacgccgggggtatacaaataaggtgagTAATAAACAACTGCCTCAGAGCAacggaaagatggaaaggaaggaaggaaagatgaaaaactagaagaaacagaagaaaaagaagataaataataataaatatagtaaaagagagagagagagagagagagagagagagagagagagagagataagaaaggagcggatgggaaggaaaggacacgTGACAATATCCTACATTCCTGGAGGGAGAGCCGAGGGGACGCCCCGCCACGACCCCGGGGAATGTcccttcgaggaggaggaggaggaggatatggagaaagaggtgaaaaaagaatagtagaagaagaaaaaacgaattagagaaagaagagaaagatgagaaagaattaTAAGAAAAAAGGACAAGTATTACAGAAAGAGCAACGAGCAGACtaatgaaaaaagaagacaagaattaGAAGAATattgataagaaaaaagaaaataatcagaaaaaaacaagaaaaagaagaaaggagttagaagaaaaagccaaataataACTATAACAaatctaatactaatactaatacgaatactaatactaatacgaatactaatactaatactgatacgaatactaatactaatactgatacgaatactaatactaatactgatacgaatactaatactgatacgaatactaatactaatactgatacgaatactaatactgatacgaatactaatactaatactgatacgaatactaatactaatactgatacgaatactaatactaatactgatacgaatactaatactaatacgaatactaatactaatactgatacgaatactaatactaatactgatacgaatactaatactgatacgaatactaatactaatactgatacgaatactaatactgatacgaatactaatactaatactgatacgaatactaatactaatactgatacgaatactaatactaatactgatacgaatactaatactaatacgaatactaatactaatactgatacgaatactaatactaatactgatacgaatactaatactaatacgaatactaatactgatacgaatactaatactaatactgatacgaatactaatactaatactgatacgaatactaatactaatactgatacgaatactaatactaatactgatacgaatactaatactgatacgaatactaatactaatactgatacgaatactaatactaatactgatacgaatactaatactaatactgatacgaatactaatactaatactgatacgaatactaatactaatacgaatactaatactgatacgaatactaatactgatacgaatactaatactaatactgatacgaatactaatactgatacgaatactaatactaatactgatacgaatactaatactaatactgatacgaatactaatactgatacgaatactaatactaatactgatacgaatactaatactaatactgatacgaatactaatactgatacgaatactaatactaatacgaatactaatactaatactgatacgaatactaatactaatactgatacgaatactaatactaatactgatacgaatactaatactaatactgatacgaatactaatactgatacgaatactaatactaatactgatacgaatactaatactaatactgatacgaatactaatactaatacgaatactaatactgatacgaatactaatactgatacgaatactaatactaatactgatacgaatactaatactgatacgaatactaatactaatactgatacgaatactaatactaatactgatacgaatactaatactgatacgaatactaatactaatactgatacgaatactaatactaatacgaatactaatactaatactgatacgaatactaatactaatacgaatactaatactaatactgatacgaatactaatactaatactgatacgaatactaatactaatacgaatactaatactaatactgatacgaatactaatactaatactgatacgaatactaatactaatacgaatactaatactaatactgatacgaatactaatactaatacgaatactaatactaatactgatacgaatactaatactaatacgaatactaatactaatactaatacgaatactaatactaatactgatacgaatactaatactaatacgaatactaatactaatactgatacgaatactaatactaatactgatacgaatactaatactaatactgatacgaatactaatactaatactgatacgaatactaatactgatacgaatactaatactaatactgatacgaatactaatactaatactgatacgaatactaatactgatacgaatactaatactaatactgatacgaatactaatactaatactgatacgaatactaatactgatacgaatactaatactaatactgatacgaatactaatactaatactgatacgaatactaatactaatactgatacgaatactaatactgatacgaatactaatactaatactgatacgaatactaatactgatacgaatactaatactaatactgatacgaatactaatactgatacgaatactaatactaatactgatacgaatactaatactgatacgaatactaatactaatactgatacgaatactaatactaatactgatacgaatactaatactaatactgatacgaatactaatactaatactgatacgaatactaatactaatactgatacgaatactaatactaatactgatacgaatactaatactgatacgaatact encodes the following:
- the LOC126995992 gene encoding carboxypeptidase B-like → MKCTTAAVAVTVVAMVVVEGTPLVGVQPVSYSGWKVLEVQLGAAVEGVTAADSPGLDLTEIDDGASVQVLTQNRRAGTAELAVSPSALLRVTQHLETRGAPYTTIVDDLGSQLQETRQNLRSEPLLDGDLTLSRFMTYDEIKTHVEALQGRHPRQVKVEVAGRSVEGRPIHLVTLTDDVANAHAARKPVVFVEGGIHAREWVSPSAVLGVVNNLLQTPNLTAGLEWRIMPLVNPDGYLASWRKNRLWRKNTARTSGTKCVGVDLNRNFGYHWGDIGSSSNPCSQLYRGPHAFSEPEAAAVRDAMLEHKARIKAYVTFHSYGQLILYPWSYTYDKHDNNDRMAALSNGMAEAINRTNGEEYTVGHLAQVLNPVGGTSGDWAVAEAHVPLVFVLELRDRGLTRFSLPEKLIQPTVNDAWQAIKYLAEELLRENTPSSTGETPTPQPTPQESPETTTEAPAEVTEGEVKVESQTPADVNKVSEGSQKPGNQEILETTTRESKPEIQGVPETTTEAPTEVTEGQVKGDSQAPVKINQVSEGNQKPETQKEPETTTKVPMEVAEQVTEGQVKGDSQTPVKINQVSEGNQKPETQKEPETTTKVSMEVAEQVTEGQVKGDNQTPVNGNQALSEGDQKPENQRELETTTEVPMEVTKGQVTGQVKVDNQTPVNGNQVLSE